Proteins from a single region of Pseudomonas fulva:
- the apaG gene encoding Co2+/Mg2+ efflux protein ApaG, whose translation MSDSRYQIDVTIVTRYLPEQSQPEQSRFAFAYDVTIHNAGELPAQLLARHWVITDGNGQVQEVRGAGVVGEQPLIAPGESHRYSSGTLLATQVGTMQGSYQMLADDGQRFDAPIAPFRLAVPGALH comes from the coding sequence ATGTCCGACTCTCGTTACCAGATCGACGTCACCATCGTCACCCGCTACCTGCCGGAGCAGTCGCAGCCCGAGCAGAGCCGTTTCGCCTTTGCCTACGACGTGACCATTCACAACGCCGGTGAGCTGCCAGCCCAGTTGCTGGCGCGCCACTGGGTGATCACCGACGGCAACGGCCAGGTACAGGAAGTACGCGGCGCGGGCGTAGTCGGTGAACAGCCGCTGATCGCCCCCGGCGAAAGCCATCGCTACAGCAGCGGCACGCTGCTGGCCACCCAGGTCGGCACCATGCAGGGCAGCTATCAGATGCTGGCCGACGATGGCCAGCGCTTCGATGCCCCCATCGCGCCCTTCCGCCTCGCCGTCCCTGGGGCGCTGCACTAA
- the rsmA gene encoding 16S rRNA (adenine(1518)-N(6)/adenine(1519)-N(6))-dimethyltransferase RsmA — MSEPYQHRARKRFGQNFLHDAGVIHRILRAIHAREGEHLLEIGPGQGALTEGLLNSGAQLDVIELDLDLIPILQAKFADQPRFRLNQGDALKFDFSTLQAAPNSLRVVGNLPYNISTPLIFHLLDNAHLIRDMHFMLQKEVVERLAAGPGGGDWGRLSIMVQYHCQVEHLFNVGPGAFNPPPKVDSAIVRLVPHQVLPHPAKDHRLLERVVREAFNQRRKTLRNTLKALLPASEIEAAGVDGSLRPEQLDLAAFVRLADQLAQQPAPSPT, encoded by the coding sequence ATGTCCGAGCCTTACCAACACCGCGCGCGCAAGCGCTTCGGCCAGAACTTCCTTCATGACGCCGGGGTGATTCACCGTATCCTGCGCGCCATCCATGCCCGCGAAGGCGAGCACCTGCTGGAGATCGGCCCGGGCCAGGGCGCACTCACCGAGGGCCTGCTCAACAGCGGCGCACAGCTCGACGTGATCGAGCTGGATCTGGACCTGATCCCGATCCTGCAGGCCAAGTTCGCCGACCAGCCGCGCTTTCGCCTGAACCAGGGCGATGCCCTCAAATTCGATTTTTCGACCCTGCAGGCAGCGCCCAACAGTCTGCGGGTGGTCGGCAACCTGCCCTACAACATTTCCACGCCGCTGATTTTCCACCTGCTGGACAACGCCCACCTGATCCGCGACATGCACTTCATGCTGCAGAAGGAAGTGGTCGAGCGCCTGGCTGCCGGCCCGGGTGGCGGCGACTGGGGGCGGCTGTCGATCATGGTGCAGTACCACTGCCAGGTGGAGCACCTGTTCAACGTCGGCCCCGGCGCGTTCAACCCACCCCCCAAGGTCGACTCGGCCATCGTGCGCCTGGTGCCCCATCAGGTGCTGCCGCACCCGGCCAAGGATCACCGCCTGCTCGAGCGGGTGGTGCGCGAAGCCTTCAACCAGCGCCGCAAGACGCTGCGCAACACCCTCAAGGCGCTGCTGCCGGCCAGCGAGATCGAGGCGGCCGGCGTCGATGGCAGCCTGCGCCCGGAGCAGCTGGACCTGGCCGCCTTCGTGCGCCTGGCCGACCAGCTGGCCCAGCAACCCGCGCCTTCGCCCACCTGA
- the folK gene encoding 2-amino-4-hydroxy-6-hydroxymethyldihydropteridine diphosphokinase, with protein MSLTPILLGLGSNIEREAHLCAGLDALAEIVTDMRCSPVFESLAVGIKSGPFFNLVIAGRTALPLTELDRRLKFIEADNGRYAPDRKGLPLDIDVLTYGRLVGNFDGLVLPRAEILKNAFVLRPLALLVPEVEHPEVGRSFAQLWTDARIEQQLWPVSFQWRGVELTPPELLPSP; from the coding sequence ATGTCGCTAACGCCAATCCTGCTGGGCCTGGGCAGCAATATCGAGCGTGAGGCGCACCTGTGCGCGGGCCTCGATGCCCTGGCCGAAATCGTCACCGACATGCGCTGCTCGCCGGTCTTCGAAAGCCTGGCGGTGGGTATCAAGAGCGGGCCGTTCTTCAATCTGGTGATCGCCGGGCGCACGGCCCTGCCCCTGACCGAACTGGACCGGCGACTGAAATTCATCGAGGCCGACAATGGCCGCTACGCACCGGATCGCAAGGGCCTGCCGCTGGATATCGACGTGCTGACCTATGGCAGGCTGGTCGGCAATTTCGATGGCCTGGTGCTGCCGCGGGCAGAAATCCTCAAGAACGCCTTCGTACTCAGGCCACTGGCGCTGCTGGTGCCGGAGGTCGAGCATCCCGAAGTCGGACGCAGTTTCGCGCAGCTGTGGACCGATGCGCGGATCGAGCAGCAGTTGTGGCCGGTGTCTTTCCAGTGGCGTGGGGTGGAACTGACGCCCCCTGAGCTCTTGCCCTCACCCTAG
- a CDS encoding symmetrical bis(5'-nucleosyl)-tetraphosphatase, producing the protein MATYAVGDLQGCLKPLQCLLERVAFDPTHDRLWLVGDLVNRGPASLETLRFLHGMRNALVCVLGNHDLHLLAASRNIERLKRGDTLREILEAPDRDELLDWLRQQKLLHYDEQRDTALVHAGIPPQWNIAKALRRAAEVENALRDDALYPMFLDGMYGNEPARWDKELHGIARLRVITNYFTRMRFCKADGTLDLKSKEGLDTAPAGYLPWFSHPQRKTRAQKIIFGHWAALEGHCDEPGVFALDSGCVWGGTMTLMNIDSGEYHRCDCSEETA; encoded by the coding sequence ATGGCGACCTATGCCGTCGGCGATCTGCAGGGCTGCCTGAAACCCCTGCAGTGCCTGCTCGAACGCGTGGCCTTCGACCCGACCCATGACCGCCTGTGGCTGGTGGGTGACCTGGTCAACCGCGGTCCGGCATCCTTGGAGACCCTGCGCTTTCTCCATGGCATGCGCAACGCGCTGGTCTGCGTACTGGGCAATCACGACCTGCACCTGCTCGCCGCCTCGCGCAACATCGAACGCCTCAAGCGCGGCGACACCCTGCGCGAGATCCTCGAGGCGCCGGATCGCGACGAGCTGCTGGATTGGCTGCGCCAGCAGAAGCTGCTGCATTACGACGAGCAGCGCGACACCGCCCTGGTGCACGCCGGCATACCGCCGCAGTGGAATATCGCCAAGGCGCTGCGCCGCGCCGCCGAAGTCGAGAACGCGCTACGCGACGATGCCCTGTACCCGATGTTCCTGGACGGCATGTACGGCAACGAGCCGGCACGCTGGGACAAGGAGTTGCACGGCATCGCCCGGCTGCGGGTGATCACCAACTATTTCACCCGCATGCGCTTCTGCAAGGCCGATGGCACCCTGGACCTGAAAAGCAAGGAAGGCCTGGACACCGCACCGGCCGGTTACCTCCCCTGGTTCAGCCATCCGCAGCGCAAGACCCGTGCCCAGAAGATCATCTTCGGCCACTGGGCGGCCCTGGAAGGGCACTGCGACGAGCCCGGCGTGTTCGCCCTGGATTCGGGCTGCGTGTGGGGCGGCACCATGACCCTGATGAACATCGATAGCGGCGAGTACCATCGCTGCGACTGTAGCGAGGAAACAGCATGA
- a CDS encoding SpoVR family protein, translating to MSSSKKRQPLSTGSEWTFELIRDYDREISRLAERYALDTYPNQIEVITAEQMMDAYASVGMPLGYHHWSYGKQFLSTEKSYSRGQMGLAYEIVINSDPCIAYLMEENTITMQALVIAHACYGHNSFFKGNYLFRTWTDASSIIDYLVFAKQYITQCEERHGIDAVEDLIDSCHALMNYGVDRYKRPYPISAEEERRRQKDREEHLQRQINDLWRTIPKSASKADESDHQRFPAEPQENILYFLEKHAPLLEPWQREVIRIVRKIAQYFYPQRQTQVMNEGWATFWHYTLMNDLYDEGLVTDGFMMEFLQSHTSVVFQPSFDSPYYSGINPYALGFAMYRDIRRICEAPTEEDRRWFPDIAGSDWLSTLKFAMTSFKDESFILQYLSPKVIRDLKLFSILDDDQKDELSVPAIHDEPGYRTIRETLAAQYNLGNREPNVQIWSIDRRGDRSLTLRHFQHDRKPLGSSTEEVLKHLHRLWGFDIHLQTLQGERIVNTQHVPPRSDGAPDGDHPRLDLHMPPL from the coding sequence ATGAGCAGCAGCAAGAAACGCCAGCCCCTGTCCACGGGCTCGGAATGGACCTTCGAGCTGATTCGCGACTACGACCGGGAAATCAGCCGGTTGGCCGAGCGCTATGCGCTCGACACCTACCCCAACCAGATCGAGGTGATCACCGCCGAGCAGATGATGGATGCCTACGCCTCGGTCGGCATGCCCCTGGGTTACCACCACTGGTCCTACGGCAAGCAGTTCCTCAGTACCGAGAAATCCTACAGCCGCGGGCAGATGGGCCTGGCGTACGAGATCGTGATCAACTCCGACCCGTGCATCGCCTACCTGATGGAAGAGAACACCATCACCATGCAGGCCCTGGTGATCGCCCACGCCTGCTACGGACACAACAGCTTCTTCAAGGGCAACTACCTGTTCCGCACCTGGACCGACGCCAGTTCGATCATCGACTACCTGGTGTTCGCCAAGCAGTACATCACCCAGTGCGAAGAGCGCCACGGTATCGATGCCGTCGAGGACCTGATCGACTCCTGCCATGCGCTGATGAACTACGGGGTGGACCGCTACAAGCGCCCCTACCCCATTTCCGCCGAGGAAGAGCGCCGTCGCCAGAAGGATCGCGAGGAGCACCTGCAGCGGCAGATCAACGACCTGTGGCGCACCATTCCCAAGAGCGCCAGCAAGGCCGATGAAAGCGATCATCAGCGCTTTCCGGCCGAGCCCCAGGAAAACATTCTGTATTTCCTGGAAAAACATGCGCCGCTGCTCGAGCCCTGGCAGCGCGAGGTGATCCGCATCGTGCGCAAGATCGCCCAGTACTTCTACCCGCAGCGCCAGACCCAGGTGATGAACGAAGGCTGGGCGACCTTCTGGCACTACACCCTGATGAACGACCTTTACGACGAAGGCCTGGTCACCGACGGCTTCATGATGGAGTTTCTGCAGTCGCACACCAGCGTGGTGTTCCAGCCGTCGTTCGACAGCCCCTACTACAGCGGCATCAACCCCTACGCCCTGGGTTTTGCCATGTACCGCGACATTCGCCGGATCTGCGAGGCGCCCACCGAGGAGGATCGCCGCTGGTTCCCCGACATCGCCGGCAGCGACTGGCTGAGTACCCTGAAATTCGCCATGACCAGCTTCAAGGACGAGAGCTTCATCCTGCAGTACCTGTCGCCCAAGGTGATCCGCGACCTCAAGCTGTTCAGCATTCTCGACGACGACCAGAAAGACGAACTCAGCGTACCGGCCATCCATGACGAACCGGGCTATCGCACCATCCGCGAAACCCTGGCCGCCCAATACAACCTCGGCAATCGCGAGCCCAACGTGCAGATCTGGAGCATCGACCGCCGCGGCGACCGCTCCCTGACCCTGCGCCACTTCCAGCACGACCGCAAGCCGCTGGGCAGCTCTACCGAAGAAGTGCTCAAGCACCTGCATCGCCTGTGGGGGTTCGACATCCACCTGCAGACGCTGCAGGGCGAGCGCATCGTCAATACCCAGCACGTACCGCCCAGGAGCGATGGCGCGCCGGACGGCGATCATCCGCGCCTGGATCTGCATATGCCTCCGCTCTAG
- the folB gene encoding dihydroneopterin aldolase → MDTVFIAGLEVDTVIGAYDWERTIRQCLQLDLWLGWDNRPAAQDDDLSKALDYATLSTRIQAFASESQFILVETFAERLVALLMGEFNIPWVRLRVTKPGAVPAARGGVGVEIERGCR, encoded by the coding sequence TTGGACACAGTGTTTATCGCAGGGCTGGAAGTCGACACCGTCATTGGTGCCTACGACTGGGAGCGCACCATTCGCCAATGCCTGCAGCTGGATCTGTGGCTGGGCTGGGACAACCGGCCCGCCGCCCAGGACGATGACCTGAGCAAGGCCCTGGACTACGCCACGCTGTCGACGCGCATCCAGGCCTTCGCCAGCGAATCGCAGTTCATCCTGGTGGAAACCTTCGCCGAGCGCCTGGTGGCGCTGCTGATGGGCGAATTCAACATCCCCTGGGTGCGCTTGCGCGTGACCAAGCCCGGCGCCGTGCCGGCGGCCCGTGGCGGTGTCGGTGTGGAGATCGAGCGCGGATGTCGCTAA
- a CDS encoding PrkA family serine protein kinase produces the protein MSIFSHFQQRFEATRQEEYSLQEYLELCKQDRSAYASASERLLMAIGEPELLDTSHNPRLSRIFSNKVIRRYPAFADFHGMEECIEQIVSYFRHAAQGLEEKKQILYLLGPVGGGKSSLAEKLKQLMEKVPFYAIKGSPVFESPLGLFNAAEDAAILEEDYGISRRYLGSIMSPWASKRLAEFGGDISQFRVVKLYPSILNQIAIAKTEPGDENNQDISALVGKVDIRKLEEFPQNDADAYSYSGALCRANQGLMEFVEMFKAPIKVLHPLLTATQEGNYNSTEGLGAIPYNGILLAHSNESEWHTFRNNKNNEAFIDRIYIVKVPYCLRVSDEIKIYDKLLVSSSLANAHCAPDTLKMLAQFSTLSRLKEPENSNIYSKMRVYDGENLKDTDPKAKSIQEYRDAAGVDEGMNGLSTRFAFKILSKVFNFDPHEVAANPVHLLYVLEQQIEQEQFPGETRERYLRFIKEYLAPRYIEFIGKEIQTAYLESYSEYGQNIFDRYVLYADFWIQDQEYRDPETGEILNRVALNEELEKIEKPAGISNPKDFRNEIVNFVLRARANNNGKNPTWLSYEKLRVVIEKKMFSNTEDLLPVISFNAKASKEDQQKHNDFVKRMVERGYTEKQVRLLSEWYLRVRKSQ, from the coding sequence ATGAGCATTTTCAGTCACTTCCAACAACGATTCGAGGCGACGCGCCAGGAGGAGTACTCGCTGCAGGAGTACCTCGAACTGTGCAAGCAGGATCGCAGCGCCTATGCCAGCGCGTCCGAGCGCCTGCTGATGGCCATCGGCGAACCGGAGTTGCTCGATACCTCCCACAACCCTCGGCTGTCGCGCATCTTCTCCAACAAGGTGATCCGCCGTTATCCCGCCTTCGCCGATTTCCACGGCATGGAGGAATGCATCGAGCAGATCGTCTCCTACTTCCGCCACGCCGCCCAGGGCCTGGAGGAGAAGAAGCAGATCCTCTATCTGCTGGGACCGGTCGGCGGCGGCAAGTCCTCGCTGGCGGAAAAGCTCAAGCAGTTGATGGAGAAGGTGCCCTTCTACGCCATCAAGGGTTCGCCGGTGTTCGAGTCGCCCCTGGGGCTGTTCAACGCCGCCGAGGATGCGGCGATTCTCGAGGAGGACTACGGCATTTCCCGGCGTTACCTGGGCAGTATCATGTCGCCCTGGGCCAGCAAGCGCCTGGCCGAATTCGGTGGTGATATCAGCCAGTTCCGGGTGGTCAAGCTCTACCCCTCGATCCTCAACCAGATCGCCATCGCCAAGACCGAGCCGGGGGACGAGAACAACCAGGACATCTCCGCCCTGGTCGGCAAGGTGGATATCCGCAAGCTCGAGGAATTCCCGCAGAACGATGCCGACGCCTACAGCTACTCGGGCGCGCTGTGCCGGGCCAACCAGGGCCTGATGGAGTTTGTCGAGATGTTCAAGGCACCGATCAAGGTGCTGCACCCGCTGCTCACCGCCACCCAGGAAGGCAACTACAACAGCACCGAGGGCCTGGGCGCGATCCCCTATAACGGCATCCTGTTGGCCCACTCCAACGAGTCGGAGTGGCACACCTTCCGCAACAACAAGAACAACGAGGCGTTCATCGACCGCATCTACATCGTCAAGGTGCCGTACTGCCTGCGCGTCAGCGACGAGATCAAGATCTACGACAAGCTGCTGGTCAGCAGCTCCCTGGCCAACGCCCATTGCGCGCCCGACACCCTGAAGATGCTCGCGCAATTTTCCACCCTGTCGCGCCTCAAGGAGCCGGAAAACTCCAACATCTACTCGAAGATGCGCGTCTACGACGGCGAAAACCTCAAGGATACCGATCCCAAGGCCAAGTCGATCCAGGAGTACCGCGATGCCGCCGGCGTCGACGAAGGCATGAACGGCCTGTCGACCCGCTTCGCCTTCAAGATCCTTTCCAAGGTGTTCAACTTCGACCCGCACGAGGTGGCGGCCAACCCGGTGCACCTGCTTTACGTACTGGAACAGCAGATCGAACAGGAACAGTTCCCCGGCGAAACCCGCGAACGCTACCTGCGTTTCATCAAGGAATACCTGGCGCCGCGCTATATCGAGTTCATCGGCAAGGAAATCCAGACCGCCTATCTGGAGTCCTACAGCGAATACGGCCAGAACATCTTCGACCGCTACGTGCTGTACGCCGATTTCTGGATTCAGGATCAGGAATATCGCGACCCGGAAACCGGCGAAATTCTCAACCGCGTGGCCCTCAACGAGGAACTGGAGAAGATCGAGAAGCCGGCCGGCATCAGCAACCCGAAGGATTTCCGCAACGAGATCGTCAACTTTGTGCTGCGCGCCCGGGCCAACAACAACGGCAAGAACCCGACCTGGCTCAGCTACGAGAAGCTGCGGGTGGTGATCGAGAAGAAGATGTTCTCCAACACCGAGGACCTGCTGCCAGTCATCAGCTTCAACGCCAAGGCCAGCAAGGAGGATCAGCAGAAGCACAACGACTTCGTCAAACGCATGGTCGAGCGCGGCTATACCGAGAAGCAGGTGCGCCTGCTGTCGGAATGGTATCTGCGCGTACGTAAATCGCAATAA
- a CDS encoding YeaH/YhbH family protein, whose amino-acid sequence MSYVIDRRLNGKNKSTVNRQRFIRRYRDHIKKAVEDAVSRRSITDMEHGEQISIPGRDIDEPVLHHGRGGRQTVVHPGNKEFVAGERIPRPQGGGGGQGAGKASNSGEGMDEFVFQITQEEFLDFMFEDLELPNLVKRHLTGAETFKTVRAGISSEGNPSRINIVRTLRSAHARRIALSGSSRAKLREVKAELERLRREEPDNFSDIQLLEAEIERLSARIHRIPFLDTFDLKYNLLVKHPNPSSKAVMFCLMDVSGSMTQATKDVAKRFFILLYLFLKRNYDKIDVVFIRHHTSAKEVDEEEFFYSRETGGTIVSSALKMMQEIMAERYPANEWNIYGAQASDGDNWNDDSPLCRDILIKQIMPFVQYFTYVEITPREHQALWFEYERVAEAFGETFAQQQLVSAGDIYPVFRELFQRRLTP is encoded by the coding sequence ATGAGTTACGTGATCGACCGTCGCCTCAATGGCAAGAACAAGAGCACGGTGAACCGCCAGCGGTTCATTCGTCGTTACCGCGACCACATCAAGAAGGCGGTGGAGGACGCGGTCAGCCGCCGCTCGATCACCGACATGGAGCACGGCGAGCAGATCAGCATTCCCGGCCGGGATATCGACGAGCCGGTGCTGCACCACGGCCGCGGCGGCAGGCAGACCGTCGTGCACCCGGGCAACAAGGAGTTCGTTGCCGGTGAACGGATCCCCCGCCCGCAAGGTGGCGGAGGTGGTCAGGGCGCGGGCAAGGCCAGCAATTCCGGCGAGGGCATGGACGAGTTTGTGTTCCAGATCACCCAGGAGGAATTCCTCGACTTCATGTTCGAGGACCTGGAGCTGCCCAACCTGGTCAAGCGCCACCTGACCGGCGCCGAGACCTTCAAGACCGTGCGCGCGGGCATCAGCAGCGAAGGCAACCCGTCACGCATCAATATCGTGCGCACCCTGCGCTCGGCTCATGCCCGGCGCATCGCGCTATCCGGCAGCAGCCGGGCCAAGCTGCGCGAGGTGAAGGCCGAGCTGGAGCGCCTGCGCCGCGAGGAACCGGACAACTTCAGCGACATCCAGCTGCTCGAGGCCGAGATCGAACGCCTCAGCGCGCGCATTCACCGCATCCCGTTTCTCGACACCTTCGACCTCAAGTACAACCTGCTGGTCAAGCACCCCAACCCCAGCTCCAAGGCGGTGATGTTCTGCCTGATGGACGTCTCCGGCTCGATGACCCAGGCCACCAAGGACGTCGCCAAGCGCTTCTTCATCCTCCTGTACCTGTTTCTCAAGCGTAACTACGACAAGATCGACGTGGTGTTCATCCGCCACCACACCAGCGCCAAGGAAGTGGACGAGGAAGAGTTCTTCTATTCCCGGGAGACCGGTGGCACCATCGTCTCCAGTGCGCTGAAGATGATGCAGGAGATCATGGCCGAGCGTTACCCGGCCAACGAATGGAACATCTACGGCGCCCAGGCTTCGGACGGCGACAACTGGAACGACGACTCGCCGTTGTGCCGGGATATCCTGATCAAGCAGATCATGCCCTTCGTGCAGTACTTCACCTACGTGGAGATCACCCCGCGCGAGCATCAGGCGCTATGGTTCGAGTACGAGCGCGTGGCGGAAGCCTTCGGCGAGACCTTCGCCCAGCAGCAACTGGTGTCGGCGGGTGACATCTACCCGGTATTCCGCGAACTGTTCCAGCGGAGGCTCACCCCATGA
- a CDS encoding multifunctional CCA addition/repair protein has product MQIYKVGGAVRDRLLGRPVTEVDWVVVGATAETMLELGYRPVGADFPVFLHPQSGEEYALARTERKSGRGYGGFTFHASPEVTLEEDLIRRDLTINAIAEDQHGKLIDPYGGQRDLEARQLRHVSPAFAEDPLRVLRVARFAARYAPLGFSVAPETLELMRQLAESGELDALTPERSWKEISRALMEPRPDVFIQVLRDCGALAAMLPEVDRLFGVPQPAAHHPEIDTGEHVLAVLRQCARHEQPLPVRWACLLHDVGKGRTDPTDWPRHIAHEHRGIPLIQAINSRCKVPKECQELAELVGEFHTHAHRALELRASTLLELMQRFDVFRRPQRFEAFVAACEMDARGRHGLEDREYPQAAYLLNAMAAVRKVAVQPLLERGYKGAELGEALNRERLTVLKGFKQAREKAG; this is encoded by the coding sequence ATGCAGATCTACAAAGTCGGCGGCGCCGTGCGCGACCGCCTGCTCGGCCGCCCGGTGACCGAGGTCGACTGGGTGGTGGTCGGTGCCACCGCCGAAACCATGCTGGAATTGGGTTATCGCCCGGTGGGCGCGGATTTCCCGGTGTTCCTGCACCCGCAATCGGGCGAGGAGTACGCCCTGGCCCGCACCGAACGCAAGAGCGGTCGCGGCTATGGCGGCTTCACCTTTCACGCCAGCCCCGAGGTGACGCTGGAAGAGGACCTGATACGCCGCGACCTGACCATCAACGCCATTGCCGAAGATCAACACGGCAAGCTGATCGACCCCTATGGCGGCCAGCGTGATCTGGAAGCCAGGCAACTGCGCCATGTCTCGCCGGCCTTCGCCGAAGACCCCCTTCGTGTGCTGCGCGTGGCGCGCTTCGCGGCGCGCTACGCACCGCTGGGCTTTAGCGTAGCGCCGGAAACCCTCGAACTGATGCGCCAACTGGCCGAATCCGGGGAGCTGGATGCGCTGACCCCGGAACGCAGCTGGAAGGAAATCTCCCGGGCATTGATGGAGCCACGCCCGGACGTTTTCATCCAAGTACTGCGTGACTGCGGCGCCCTGGCGGCCATGCTGCCGGAGGTCGACAGGCTGTTCGGCGTGCCGCAGCCCGCTGCCCATCACCCGGAAATCGATACCGGTGAGCATGTGCTGGCCGTACTGCGCCAGTGCGCCAGGCACGAGCAGCCACTGCCCGTGCGCTGGGCCTGCCTGCTGCATGATGTGGGCAAGGGCAGAACCGACCCTACGGACTGGCCGCGACACATCGCCCACGAACATCGGGGCATCCCGCTGATTCAGGCCATCAACAGCCGTTGCAAGGTGCCCAAAGAGTGTCAGGAGCTGGCCGAGCTGGTGGGCGAATTTCATACCCACGCCCACCGCGCCCTGGAGCTGCGCGCCTCGACGCTGCTGGAACTGATGCAACGCTTCGACGTGTTCCGTCGCCCGCAACGCTTCGAGGCCTTTGTCGCGGCGTGTGAAATGGATGCCCGTGGTCGTCATGGCCTGGAGGATCGTGAGTACCCTCAAGCGGCCTATCTGCTGAATGCCATGGCGGCGGTACGCAAGGTGGCCGTGCAGCCGCTGCTGGAACGCGGCTACAAGGGCGCCGAGCTGGGCGAGGCGCTCAATCGTGAGCGCCTGACGGTATTGAAGGGCTTCAAGCAGGCTCGCGAAAAAGCCGGCTAG
- the glpE gene encoding thiosulfate sulfurtransferase GlpE, translated as MSEFKRIAPEQAQALREKGAVVVDIRDPQSFAAGHIRAAEHLDNYSLADFIAKADLDAPLIVTCYHGNSSQSAAAYLVGQGFSEVYSLDGGFELWRSTYPQDTESSQAD; from the coding sequence ATGAGCGAGTTCAAACGCATCGCCCCCGAACAGGCCCAGGCCCTGCGCGAGAAAGGCGCCGTGGTCGTCGATATCCGCGATCCGCAGAGTTTCGCCGCCGGGCACATCCGTGCCGCCGAGCACCTGGACAACTATTCGTTGGCCGACTTCATCGCCAAGGCCGACCTCGACGCGCCGCTGATCGTCACCTGCTATCACGGCAACTCCAGCCAGAGCGCCGCCGCTTATCTGGTCGGCCAGGGCTTCTCCGAGGTGTACAGCCTCGACGGTGGCTTCGAGCTGTGGCGCAGCACCTACCCACAGGACACCGAATCCAGCCAGGCGGACTGA
- the plsY gene encoding glycerol-3-phosphate 1-O-acyltransferase PlsY has translation MFWLLAILAYLLGSLSFAILLSRMTGLADPRASGSGNPGATNMLRVAGKRLAILTLIGDLFKGLLPVLIAAHLDYTLQQQAWLGLAAVIGHLYPIYFRFRGGKGVATAAGMLLGLYPPAALLALCTWLLTFSLTRTSSLAALTAAPMTLPLLAWQRPAALLPMCVLSGLIVWRHRRNLRDLWAGRERHF, from the coding sequence ATGTTTTGGCTGCTGGCGATCCTCGCCTACCTGCTCGGCTCGCTGTCCTTCGCTATCCTGCTCAGCCGCATGACCGGCCTGGCAGACCCGCGCGCCAGCGGCTCGGGCAACCCCGGCGCCACCAATATGCTCAGGGTGGCGGGCAAACGCCTGGCCATTCTCACGCTGATCGGCGATCTGTTCAAAGGTTTGCTGCCGGTACTGATCGCCGCCCACCTCGACTACACCCTGCAACAGCAGGCCTGGCTGGGTCTGGCGGCGGTGATCGGCCACCTCTACCCGATCTACTTTCGCTTCCGCGGTGGCAAGGGCGTCGCCACGGCAGCCGGCATGCTGCTGGGGCTTTACCCGCCGGCGGCGCTGCTGGCGCTGTGCACCTGGCTGCTGACCTTCAGCCTGACCCGCACCAGCTCCCTGGCGGCGCTGACCGCCGCACCGATGACCTTACCGCTGCTGGCCTGGCAACGCCCGGCGGCACTGCTGCCGATGTGCGTGCTCAGCGGACTGATCGTCTGGCGGCACCGGCGCAATCTACGTGATCTGTGGGCGGGCCGCGAACGGCATTTCTGA